In Corylus avellana chromosome ca2, CavTom2PMs-1.0, the following proteins share a genomic window:
- the LOC132172505 gene encoding polyphenol oxidase, chloroplastic-like, whose product MASLSHQPTLITITTKTFSSSFPKRPQLSKAGKRSHHLGARVACKATNGDQKDGHPLQGKCDRRDMLIGLGGLYGTAASLYSEPFALAAPVSAPDLTQCGEADFPAGAKPTNCCPPASTKILDFKLPSQNAPLRVRPAAHLADKEYIAKYNKAIELMKALPADDPRNFLQQANVHCAYCDGAYHQVGLPDLDLQVHNSWLFFPFHRYYLYFYEKILGKLIGDPTFALPFWNWDSPAGMQMPAFFANPKSALYDSLRNANHQPPTLLDLDYNGTDVASTTQDQLSSNLNIMYRQMVSNGKNAQLFFGSPYRAGDEPDPGFGSIENIPHGPVHIWCGDNTQPNLENMGNFYSAARDPIFFAHHSNVDRMWTVWKTLGGKRTDYTDSDWLNAAFIFYDENAQPVRVKVKDCLDQSKLGYKYQDVDIPWLKSKPTPRKSKLKKVAKFLHLGHGDVALAAETSPSVKFPFVLDKAISTVVARPRKSRSRKEKDDEEEVLVIGGIEFERDAPLKFDVYINDEDDVPSGPDKSEFAGSFVNVPHKHKHGKKLNTYLRLGISDLLEDLEAEDDDTVVVTLVPRYGKGLATIGGIKIELLS is encoded by the coding sequence ATGGCTTCTCTCTCGCATCAACCAACCCTCATTACCATTACCACCAagactttctcttcttcctttccAAAAAGGCCTCAGCTTTCTAAAGCTGGAAAGCGGAGCCACCACCTTGGTGCTAGAGTGGCGTGCAAAGCCACCAATGGTGACCAAAAAGATGGACACCCTCTTCAAGGGAAATGCGATAGGAGAGATATGCTCATTGGCCTTGGAGGCCTCTACGGTACTGCTGCCAGTCTTTACAGTGAACCGTTTGCCTTGGCAGCTCCGGTGTCGGCGCCGGACCTTACACAATGCGGCGAGGCTGACTTTCCTGCCGGAGCAAAACCAACCAATTGCTGCCCACCAGCATCCACAAAGATCTTAGACTTTAAGCTACCTTCCCAAAACGCCCCCTTGCGTGTTAGGCCTGCAGCTCATTTGGCTGACAAGGAATACATAGCCAAATACAACAAAGCCATTGAGCTCATGAAAGCCCTCCCCGCCGACGACCCACGAAATTTCCTCCAACAAGCCAACGTTCATTGCGCATATTGCGACGGCGCATACCACCAAGTCGGGTTGCCAGACCTCGATCTCCAAGTCCACAACTCCTGGCTCTTCTTTCCCTTCCATCGCTACTACTTGTACTTCTACGAGAAGATCTTGGGAAAGTTGATCGGCGATCCCACCTTCGCCTTGCCATTCTGGAACTGGGATTCCCCTGCTGGCATGCAAATGCCAGCCTTTTTTGCCAATCCCAAGTCAGCCCTCTACGACAGCCTCCGCAACGCCAATCACCAGCCGCCAACTCTGCTCGACCTCGACTACAACGGCACTGACGTGGCATCGACAACTCAAGACCAGCTCTCCAGCAATCTCAACATCATGTACCGGCAAATGGTGTCCAACGGCAAAAACGCCCAGCTGTTCTTCGGCAGCCCTTACCGGGCAGGAGATGAACCCGACCCGGGTTTTGGCTCGATCGAGAACATTCCTCACGGTCCCGTGCACATATGGTGCGGCGACAACACCCAGCCTAATTTGGAGAACATGGGGAACTTCTACTCCGCCGCCAGAGATCCCATCTTTTTCGCTCACCACTCCAACGTTGACCGAATGTGGACCGTCTGGAAGACGCTGGGAGGGAAACGAACAGACTACACAGACTCCGATTGGTTAAACGCTGCGTTTATCTTCTACGACGAAAATGCTCAGCCTGTTCGTGTTAAGGTAAAGGACTGCCTTGACCAAAGCAAGCTGGGTTATAAATATCAAGATGTGGATATTCCATGGCTCAAATCTAAGCCGACTCCTCGCAAATCTAAGCTCAAGAAAGTAGCCAAGTTTTTGCATTTAGGACATGGGGATGTAGCACTTGCCGCTGAAACATCGCCAAGTGTCAAGTTTCCGTTTGTTTTGGACAAGGCGATAAGCACTGTGGTGGCTAGGCCGAGGAAATCGAGGAGCCGGAAAGAGAAGGATGACGAGGAGGAAGTGTTGGTGATTGGAGGCATCGAGTTTGAGAGAGATGCGCCGTTGAAGTTCGACGTTTATATTAACGATGAGGACGACGTTCCAAGCGGGCCGGACAAGTCGGAGTTTGCAGGGAGTTTCGTGAACGTGCCACATAAGCACAAGCATGGGAAGAAGTTGAACACCTACTTGAGGTTGGGGATCTCTGACTTGTTGGAGGATTTGGAAGCTGAAGATGATGACACCGTGGTGGTCACTTTGGTGCCTCGGTACGGGAAAGGGCTAGCCACCATTGGTGGGATCAAGATTGAGCTTCTTTCTTGA